A genomic region of Magnolia sinica isolate HGM2019 chromosome 6, MsV1, whole genome shotgun sequence contains the following coding sequences:
- the LOC131248717 gene encoding uncharacterized protein LOC131248717, protein MRTVQCYSCKDYEHIAAHCAKKFCNYCKQKGHIIKECPTRPQNRPMNAYHATATGHTLDGVTSTQNLTSVSSSTAATPALTPEMVQQMIVSAFSALGLQGSGVGEDNSEGA, encoded by the exons ATGCGTACAGTTCAGTGCTACAGTTGCAAAGATTATGAGCATATTGCTGCCCATTGTGCTAAAAAGTTCTGCAACTACTGTAAACAGAAGGGgcacatcatcaaagaatgccCAACACGTCCTCAAAACCGACCCATGAATGCTTATCATGCTACTGCTACTGGCCACACTTTAGATGGGGTAACCAGCACTCAAAATCTTACTTCAGTGTCATCTTCCACTGCTGCTACACCTGCCCTTACACCAGAAATGGTGCAGCAAATGATTGTATCGGCATTTTCCGCTTTAGGGCTGCAAG GATCCGGTGTCGGGGAGGACAATAgcgaaggggcctaa